A single window of Flavobacterium sp. 140616W15 DNA harbors:
- a CDS encoding toxin-antitoxin system YwqK family antitoxin, with amino-acid sequence MKPKIILLFLLFVILCGYTSCQTEVLGKYYNIEDDKALHYVDFKADGTFFHYYKKDTVERSHSGEWTREDNKIHIFNWEEYSYEYLKIISGMGKVEFGTILGNQIFWIRGPFLNNTPDGSSPGSYIKEEDVEKVRSDSKEEEERWQKYLKDKDTFYYPNTKIIKAIGIEEIISGKKVKNYAWKHFYETGELESEGNYSSNKKKGIWKYYYKNGKFEKIGAYEGGLKKGTWEKYFENGQLKEVGIYIYIYHLNHKIEKRGDWKIYDTNRKLIKTEKFPTREKYYDSLYMAPPYDYSKSDAIEKRNERIEVLDKDYNDYKASLPAKK; translated from the coding sequence ATGAAACCTAAAATCATTTTACTATTTCTCTTATTTGTTATTCTCTGTGGGTATACTTCGTGCCAGACAGAAGTTTTAGGAAAATATTACAATATCGAAGATGACAAAGCCCTGCATTATGTAGATTTTAAAGCAGATGGGACTTTTTTTCATTATTACAAAAAAGATACTGTAGAACGCAGTCATTCAGGTGAATGGACTCGAGAAGACAACAAAATACATATTTTTAACTGGGAAGAATACAGCTACGAATATTTAAAGATTATATCAGGAATGGGTAAGGTCGAATTTGGAACTATTCTTGGCAATCAAATTTTTTGGATAAGAGGTCCGTTTTTAAATAATACTCCTGATGGAAGTAGTCCAGGAAGTTACATAAAAGAAGAAGATGTAGAGAAGGTAAGGAGTGACAGCAAGGAAGAAGAAGAACGCTGGCAGAAATATCTAAAAGATAAAGACACTTTTTATTATCCAAATACAAAAATCATTAAAGCTATTGGGATAGAAGAAATAATTTCTGGAAAGAAAGTGAAAAATTATGCATGGAAACATTTTTATGAGACAGGCGAATTAGAATCAGAAGGAAACTATTCATCAAATAAGAAAAAAGGTATTTGGAAATATTATTATAAGAACGGAAAATTTGAAAAAATTGGTGCTTATGAAGGAGGTTTGAAAAAAGGGACTTGGGAGAAGTATTTTGAAAACGGGCAATTAAAAGAAGTAGGCATTTATATCTATATTTACCATTTGAATCATAAGATAGAAAAGAGAGGAGATTGGAAAATTTATGATACTAATAGAAAACTAATTAAAACAGAAAAATTTCCAACAAGAGAAAAATACTATGATAGCCTATATATGGCGCCTCCATATGACTATAGCAAGAGCGATGCTATTGAAAAACGAAATGAAAGAATAGAAGTGTTGGATAAAGACTACAACGACTACAAAGCATCGTTACCTGCTAAAAAATAA
- a CDS encoding toxin-antitoxin system YwqK family antitoxin: MKPKITLLFLLFVILCVSTSCQTEVLGKYYNIEDDKALHYVDFKADGTFFHYYKKDTIERSHSGEWTREDNKIHIFNWEEYSYEYLKIISGMGKVEFGTILGNQIFWIRGPFLNNTPDGSSPGSYIKEEDVEKVRSDSKEEEERWQKYLKDKDTFYFPNTKIIKAIGIEEIISGKNEKNYGWKHFYNTGELESEGKYSSNWKKGIWKYYYKNGKLKEIGAYEDSLKVGMWKHYHDNGKLKEKGIYIYKKNGVSGIASKNSSSKYYLTQKRGIWEYYDTDGKLKNTKIFATREKFYDSIFVSMGYSKEYAIDMRKETINREDKYYSDYNKASLTTKK; this comes from the coding sequence ATGAAGCCTAAAATCACTTTACTATTTCTCTTATTTGTTATTCTTTGCGTCAGCACCTCGTGCCAGACAGAAGTCTTAGGGAAATATTACAATATCGAAGATGACAAAGCCCTGCATTATGTAGATTTTAAAGCAGATGGAACTTTTTTTCATTATTACAAAAAAGATACTATAGAACGCAGTCATTCAGGTGAATGGACTCGAGAAGACAACAAAATACATATTTTTAACTGGGAAGAATACAGCTACGAATATCTAAAGATAATATCAGGAATGGGCAAGGTCGAATTTGGAACTATTCTCGGCAATCAAATTTTTTGGATAAGAGGTCCGTTTTTAAATAATACTCCTGATGGAAGTAGTCCAGGAAGTTACATAAAAGAAGAAGATGTAGAGAAGGTAAGGAGTGACAGTAAGGAAGAAGAAGAACGCTGGCAGAAATATCTAAAAGATAAAGACACTTTTTATTTTCCAAATACAAAAATCATTAAAGCTATTGGGATAGAAGAAATAATTTCTGGAAAGAACGAGAAAAATTATGGATGGAAACATTTTTATAACACAGGCGAATTAGAATCAGAAGGCAAGTATTCATCAAATTGGAAAAAAGGTATTTGGAAATATTATTATAAGAACGGAAAACTTAAAGAAATTGGAGCTTATGAAGATAGTCTAAAAGTAGGCATGTGGAAACATTATCATGATAACGGGAAATTAAAAGAAAAAGGTATTTATATATATAAAAAAAATGGAGTATCTGGTATAGCTTCTAAAAACTCAAGTTCAAAATATTATTTAACCCAAAAACGTGGAATATGGGAGTATTATGATACTGACGGTAAATTAAAAAACACAAAAATATTCGCAACTAGAGAAAAATTCTATGATAGTATATTTGTCAGTATGGGTTATAGTAAGGAATATGCAATTGATATGCGTAAAGAAACGATAAATAGGGAGGATAAATATTATAGTGACTACAACAAAGCATCGCTAACTACAAAAAAATAA
- a CDS encoding toxin-antitoxin system YwqK family antitoxin, which yields MKPKITLLFLLFVILCAYTSCQTEVLGKYYNIEDDKALHYVDFKADGTFFHYYKKDTIERSHSGEWTREDNKIHIFNWEEYSYEYLKIISGMGKVEFGTILGNQIFWIRGPFLNNTPDGSSPGSYIKEEDVEKVRSESKEEEERWQKYLKDKDTFYFPNTKIIRAIGIEKITSGENEKNYGWKHFYETGELESEGKYSLNWKRGIWKYYYKNGQLKELGTFQDSLKVGTWEYYHDNGKLKEKGIYIYVKNGASGTVSENKSSKYYFTKKRGDWKIYDTNGGLIKTEKFPTREKYYDSLYMAPPYDYSKSDAIEKRNERIEVLDKDYNDYKASLPAKK from the coding sequence ATGAAGCCTAAAATCACTTTACTATTTCTCTTATTTGTCATTCTTTGTGCGTACACCTCTTGCCAGACAGAAGTCTTAGGGAAATATTACAATATAGAAGATGACAAAGCCCTGCATTATGTAGATTTTAAAGCAGATGGAACTTTTTTTCATTATTACAAAAAAGATACTATAGAACGCAGTCATTCAGGTGAATGGACTCGAGAAGACAACAAAATACATATTTTTAACTGGGAAGAATACAGCTACGAATATCTAAAGATAATATCAGGAATGGGCAAGGTAGAATTTGGAACTATTCTTGGCAATCAAATTTTTTGGATAAGAGGTCCGTTTTTAAATAATACTCCTGATGGAAGTAGTCCAGGAAGTTACATAAAAGAAGAAGATGTAGAGAAGGTAAGGAGTGAAAGCAAGGAAGAAGAAGAACGCTGGCAGAAATATCTAAAAGATAAAGACACTTTTTATTTTCCAAACACAAAAATTATTAGAGCTATTGGGATAGAAAAAATAACTTCTGGAGAGAACGAGAAAAATTATGGATGGAAACATTTTTATGAGACAGGCGAATTAGAATCAGAAGGCAAGTATTCATTAAATTGGAAAAGAGGTATTTGGAAATATTATTATAAGAATGGGCAATTAAAAGAATTAGGTACATTTCAGGATAGTTTAAAAGTAGGTACTTGGGAATATTATCATGATAATGGAAAATTAAAAGAAAAAGGGATATATATATATGTAAAAAATGGAGCATCTGGTACAGTTTCTGAAAATAAAAGCTCTAAATATTATTTTACGAAAAAGAGAGGAGATTGGAAAATTTATGATACTAATGGAGGACTAATTAAAACAGAAAAATTTCCAACAAGAGAAAAATACTATGATAGCCTATATATGGCGCCTCCATATGACTATAGCAAGAGCGATGCTATTGAAAAACGAAATGAAAGAATAGAAGTGTTGGATAAAGACTACAACGACTACAAAGCATCGTTACCTGCTAAAAAATAA